The genomic segment GAGTTCTTCCGCGCCATCCCGGTGCTGATCCTGATGATCTTCGCGAACGAGTTCTACTCGGAGTACACCGACGTGGACTCGGACAACCGCGTGCTCTTCGCCGCGGTGACCGGTCTGGTGCTGTACAACGCTTCCGTGCTCGCCGAGGTGGTCAGGGCGGGCATCCTGTCGCTGCCGAAGGGGCAGACGGAGGCGGCTTCGGCGCTGGGCCTGCGCAAGACCCAGACGATGACCAACGTGCTGCTGCCGCAGGCGGTGGCCGCGATGCTGCCGGCGATCGTCAGCCAGCTGGTGGTCATCCTGAAGGACACCGCGCTCGCCGGTGGTGCGCTGTCGGTGCCGGACCTGCTGCGCAGCGCCAACGTGATCTCCGGGAACTTCGGCAACACCATCCCGGTCTACATCGTCATCGGCGTCATCTACGTGGTGCTGAACTTCATCCTGACCAGCTTCGCCTCGTGGCTGCAGAAGCGGATGTCGCGGCGGAAGAAGGCCCCGAAGGGCGCCCAGCCGCTGCTCGACGCCCCTTCGCAGATCACCACGACGACCGGAGCCGGTGGCACCGGCACTCTCTGAACCGTCCCCGGAATGCTATGAGTGGGGCATTACTTGCGTTCATTGCAAGTAATGCCCCACTCATTGCGTTCAGGGTCGGTCGGAGGTGCCCCGGCGGAACAGTTTGTTGCCCAGCCAGACGATCGGGTCGTACTTGCGGTCGGCGACGCGTTCCTTCATCGGGATGAGCGCGTTGTCGGTGATGTGGATGCCTTCCGGGCACACCTCGGTGCAGCACTTGGTGATGTTGCAGTAACCGAGGCCGTGCTCGTCCTGCGCGGAGTCCCGCCGGTCGGCCACGTCCAGCGGGTGCATCTC from the Amycolatopsis magusensis genome contains:
- a CDS encoding amino acid ABC transporter permease, with protein sequence MSGAPSVLYDAPGPKAKARNLVYSLIFAAVLVLIAYLVIDKLAEKNQLTGDKWRPFAEGGTWTTFILPGLGYTLLIAVLSIVIALPVGAFFGIARLSDHKAVRTLAGIVVEFFRAIPVLILMIFANEFYSEYTDVDSDNRVLFAAVTGLVLYNASVLAEVVRAGILSLPKGQTEAASALGLRKTQTMTNVLLPQAVAAMLPAIVSQLVVILKDTALAGGALSVPDLLRSANVISGNFGNTIPVYIVIGVIYVVLNFILTSFASWLQKRMSRRKKAPKGAQPLLDAPSQITTTTGAGGTGTL